The genomic segment atagaattcgaTTTCAAGCGATTTTTAAACTTGCATTCCATAAACCGTCCAAATACCTCGATTCAGAttgattttcgatttttttttcttgttctgTCTTAATAGGAGGCACtctatttgataaaaaaaagataCATATTAGACGAATAAATTTAATATCCTTTTTTATTATTGGATgatatgttatattttttttgcaaaatattttgttaatataaaatgttgaaatgcaattctatattttaaaacattatttagtTGAAATAATTAACTAAGTAAATGAATAGATTTGATGGATATGCAGTTAGGTTTTAAGTTGAAGTCActcttctctttttattttcagcaaattaggatgaaaaatcacactaaaataaatattttttggaGTAAAATCTATTAAGAAATGGGTACAGGTTAATGGTTAAATATTTGCTCCTTCCCCTAATTGTAGCCGCCgttctttcaattttatttcgaCAAAATAAGGGGAAATTACCATGCAACTCCAaagtttgaaaaccctaactatttagtcctttttctctaATTACATCTCAATCTAACATTTAGACCCCAAATTTCGTAGGACTTCTATTCGACATTAATCTTTCAACTCAATTAGTTAATCTTTCACGGTTTTTGAGGAATCTTTCATTAATAACATTAAATCTTGGAAAACAAATTTTAACACATGTATAAATGTCGTTTGAAGGACCCGTTACAGTCTACCACACGGCCTGCCATACGACGGGGTCTCcccttaaatttgaaaatttccaCACGATTACAGTCTGTTgcatggcctgaccacacggcTGTATAACCCTTACACACGGCTATGTGCCCCATGTTTTACAGTTTTGCCCAGAAATTTATGTTTTGTTCACTTTTGTCCCTGCTTGATCCCTAAATTGTTCCTAAAAGTTTTTGTGCATTTAATTGATCTTTGCATTAGTGTTTATACGGAAATTCACAATTTATATGTCTAAATTGTTATTGTTATAATATGTTTATTGATATTGATTAACTGAACCACTACGGTGATATGAATAAATAAGTGATATTAATCATGCCTACTAGTAAGTGTTATTGATAAATTGTGAGTGTTAACACTGTTGTCGCCCCGCTGAATacatgatgaacatgtctattgCTAGTGTTGAACGGAATAAGTGTTAAGCATGCCTACGGATTTTTGCATTATTATGTTATAAGGTATGCCATATAGCATTGCATGGGGAGGGATAATTCGCACGGAGGAAGAGTGGCAGTTTAATTTGCTAAcaagtggtggcttgtccacaaaccTAGTGGCAGTTTGTTTAATCTGCAAATATGTTGTGCACTCACAATAAATGATAGTAACTACAAATTGTGGTTTGATCTTGAATCAAGTTGCAGCTTAGCTGCAAatgtttttatctaaaaatactagttatttacccacaatttttacaaattcagTGACAACTTTTATTTGCAATTACGTTGTGTATCCACAACAAGTGACAGTTATTTGCAAATCAACGGTGGTTCATCCACAATCCGAAGTGATATGCTAaatgagttttggggaactcataAGTGaggtgtgtagcggagttgggtaggtCTTTTCTGATAAATTGAACTTGTATTGTCGTACATTAGCATATGCATTTGAAACTGTGTTATCTGAAATAATGTAATGAAGTGGCTATATGATAAATTGTTAATCTAAAGTGCTTTTGATTGTGATTATTATCAGAATTGCTAACCTCCGTGCTTTGCCTACGATTTTGTTTCGGTTTTCTTATGAACAAACTCACACTGAGTTTCCTAGCTCACTCCTCTTCACGTTACATCTTTACAAATAACCTACTAGGTTAGGAAATGGAATTGCTAAATCGGAGGGCTCGGCTCAGATTgaagttttattaatatttttatttttacacattattatttatagttcctGTTATTTAAGAATTGTAACGTTGTGTTTAAACTGTGGCACAAGACTtagttttagatttatttagggCATGCATGGTATTTTTAGGCTATTAAAACATGAGTTTTCATTTTATGTTATAATGCATGAAGCACGGTTTCATTAAAACTACGTTTTTATTGCTTTTTCTCTGCATTGTTGAATAATAAGTTTTTAAATGAATAGATAATTTATAAATCAACCGGTTTTGGATTAACTGTATTATCCCATGAGATGGGAGGTAAAACgcttaatttttctaaaaatagaataaGTTTTCTCTAaagataaacaaatgttttaaaaggacTATGTTATAAATTTCGTTAGCTTATCGAGCCATTTCAGTGGTCAATGTAATCTTCCGAATTCGGAtctaacatctaggccgggttgggGAGGTTATAATTTGTGTAAAATgtgtatataataaatttagagAAGGGGGAAAAATATAGATTCAAAAAGAATGGTTTGAAATATGTATGAACAAATATGGATTCAATAGCTATAAATAgtttttatacaaaataaaaatcgATTGCTTAATGTAGCAAAAGGTTTTGAAGTCACAAGGACGTACTTAGTTCCAATCTTAAAAAAGTAAGAGTTAATTGCATGATAGATCCTTGAATTATGACATTCATTTTAAATTTGTCTCgaaactttaaaacattctacttttatctttaaattattaatattatattaatcatgtcattctattattaaaattgttaatttaatcattaaatgacatgcaaaatcttatgtaatataatttaaaatattttttaaaaaaagtaaaaggttactacataacttttaaaatttaaaactaaaaataaaataaaaccgaAAAAAGGGTAAACAATAGTTTGAGTAAAGATTAAAATACATAATACaatgcttaatttttatttaatactttaatttaattaggtgtttttatattaaaattaaaatatataattcaaaatttaattttactagaaaaaaaatacaatagaattaaggataaaaatataaaatgaatagtttccaaaaattaatttttgcattcacaattgatttattattattccaaaaaaaattataattcaaatttagtaTATATTAAATTCGATATCAAAAACAcgtcatttaattttttaatttatcaaataacacatatattccataataatcTTGATTCTTCACCTACACTCGAAGTCTacatttttttctaacttttcaaTTAGAACCTTGAAAATTCccatttattttgttaaaaatatctaataattaaatttaaataaaataatttgattgATAAAATTCAATCCAAACAAActgtaattataaaaatttccaaCCCAACCTGATCTAAATGAAATTGGACGAATAGAATAGAATTTTTAATCTTCCATGTACATACATATGTGATGTGCACCCACTTGAACAACATCAATGGAGTATCACAATATATAATGAGAAAAAAAAGACATCCACTATATAACCATTAATGTTGGGTAGTTGAGTTACGTTTGTCACAAACGACTTTAATGTTTGAAAAAGAACTTTAAAAAGACATGACATAAAATCAACCTAACCAAGATGGGTGTTGAGTTGATTTTGCACTAAAACACATTTGATGTTGTAATCTTCAAAGGAAATGAAAATGACCCAAAAGGTTATTTATAGGCTAGGGGAATGTGATCCTCCATGTAACGCAACGTTCAGgtttattatttatgaatttttaaatttgaaaatgatttaCACATGGATTTAGACTTAGatgtttaaaagttttaaaacctCAACATTGCCAATACAACTAAAACCTcatgtcgaaactattttttcgaaaataaaaatttagttgtcgacttgaaaataaaaattggagtcgccaccgatcttttattgaagtgtgatcggatcaccttgaaaattattttaggtctgcgaattttgacaagataggctcgggagtcggttatgcacgaggaagggttagcaccctcgtgacgaccaaaattggtaccgaattgattgtttaatgtcttaaagtcgaaattttgaaaagattttaaaatacgatccttttatcttgaataaaatgaattggatgataaggctcacttatttcaaataaataaattgtcacactcagtaagttagagtgcaacatttcaaatcctcaaaatttaagtttgattttaaaacctgtgcattttgagaaggatatccaaTTATTTGAGGTCAAATGAAagaatcaaaacccagtaagttagggtttgatttcacaaaattcttaaatatcgaatattgcttttatttttttatttgttagaagaatcctcgtctcgagaacaTAATATGTcgtatccaataagttaggacacaacatatcgaattcccgagaatgagtttttgtttatgtgttttgattaaaaaaaatctcgattatttagattcgacgagaaggattggaacccaatacattagggctcaattatttcgaagatcccaaataccaaattttgctttatcttgaaagtttttgaatgaaataactttgcaatttgtaatattttgaatgaataaaaaaattgtataatagtGTACAACGCGCAATGATAATTTGTAGACTAAAGCGTACACTAAGGAATAATGAATAATTGATGAATACTACAACAAACAAATATAACAACAATGATCTCGATTGTACATCATGCCAATATcaacatcaacattcaaaaactaataaaaaagcCAATTAATACAAATGCAAACCAAATGTACAAGTTTTGAAATAACTAAAAACAAATGAcatgaaagaaatggaaattgtaAATTAATAAAGTATGTacaagaatttaaaataaataatatactagAAATTGAAATAACCAAAATAGATAATACTATATATATGATGTAGTAGGTGTAAAAAGttaaaacaagtaaaataaataaaaaaatagagaatttgaaagaaataaagaaagaaagaaagaaatatatatatatatatatatatatagaaaattaaGTGAAATATAAAACTTGTAGTCCATAGAATATCGTATAGGTATTTAcgtataatgaaaataatttaatgtaaACATTGAACATGTACAAAAATAACGTTGTATAAGAATATTATTACGTAATGTTTACATgcagaatatataaaaaatggattttaaaagaatattataaaataaaagttgcTAAGGATGTATACTGTATTAGACTAatatgaagaaaatgaaacaATATTCACTGTAAAACTAAATAAGGGTATGAGATAAAAAggtttgaaatgatgataaataataaGGTAATAATTATATATAGAATAAGTAAGTAGAAATGtaatcaaatataatattattaataatacaaagtggtaataataataatagcaacaacaacaacaacaataataataataataaaacattcaGAAGGACTAATTCGCAATCAAGACTGAAATTTAAGAGTCAATTCGAAAATAAAACAAGGGTGCGGACCCTATTGAACACGCGGATAACCAAGAGGGGTCATAAGGGAAATTAATCCATCCCGCAAAACGCAGCGCAGTGAGCGGACCGAAATAAAACAATATCAAAATACAGGggcaaaaaataagaaataaaaaagatcgATTTAAAAACCCTGCAAGATCAGAGAGACCAATTGCGCAAATAGGCCTTCAGACCCAGAACGCGCGGGTTGGAGGCttttaaacggcgtcgtttttgaAAACGTTTTAAGACCTACAAAAAAAACCTAAACCTAAAGCTAAGTGCTCATTTGAAACTGCAGGGGAAACGTGAACGCCGCCTCCATTTTCCCTCATTCTCTACCGTTTCAAATTCTAGGCCTTTGCCCAGTCAACTCCGATTCGCCCAGAGGAGAAGAAAGGCTTCATCGGTGCACCCACGAAGGTAAACTCCTTCTCCTTTCCTCCATTTTTCCTTATTgctatatgtatataaaaaataaaaactgaaagAACCACACCAAAAACgcagagaaagaaaataagaaaaaaagtacCACCCTCAAAAACTgatcttttgtttttgatttcttttttgaTACAGTATGCGTGTGTGAGGGGTTTTTTTTACAAACGCTAAAAAATGACCTTATAtagccaaaaataaaatgaaaattacaaaagaaaaatgcCTTTcgctctttttcttcttttccctttttgttgTCGATTTCTGCTCGTTTTTGCTTGTTTGTTGCGTTGCAGGTACGAGTACGGAAGGTGGACGTGGCACGTACGGATGTGCGCGGGCGCGTGCGTACGGAGGCTCGCGTGAGTGCAGAGGCCTGGCCTGCGCGGACAAGAGGAGCTACTACGGCGCTGGGGTCTGAATGCTGCTAGGGTTTGTTGCTGTGTATTCTGGtgttgggccatttgggctgaGTTATGGTTGGGCTAGGGTCTTTAATATTGGGTTTTTGTAAATGGACATTTGGgctaaactttaatattttgtttttctttctattttatttagtttaacaAAATGGACCGGAcaaattggcctattacaccTCATTGACAATCACtctattattaataaaaatgatcATAAAAAATCTttgttaataaaaatatttgctGGGCAAACTAGGTAGGAGTCGTGTTAGGTCTTTgtatgttattatatttattcaagtttagtcatttatatttctCTATATACACATTGTTTTTAAagaatgataatttttttcatattatgagTAAGAATGAATCATGGACTACTAATATATTTTACACTTTAATACTACTTTTATTGATCCCCTCTTGTAGTTTCATCCAACCATGGAACTAGCTTCAATTCTACTCCactggtatatatatatatatgccaaatCCATATGCATGTGTAAACCCATGGCAAGCCTCAAAATTCCCAAATAGAGTGATATGCATTGAGTTTTTAAAGTTTGCAAATacaaactttatatatataataaatataattacatgttattatttattattaaattaatttaaattaaaattgatctTTAGTTAAAGTTTATTAGgcttcaattattaaataaattaaatatgtagtaattaatttttaattgatgatggattgattagaaattaaagttaggatgcaaaagttatatattaggcttttttttttgttcttgataATTTAACATAACgagtttttatataattttttatggtcTTAACAATCAACACATGATTCTCTTTATATCTCTATCTATCACAACTTGTTTTCATATTTCATGGGTTTCTTGGTGGAACAAAAGTAAAACAACAAGTATTGGGTGTAATGATAAGACACATTGTATTCCCAAAAGAAGACAAAAGTTCACATCTTAGAGATGACATTATTGAGAGAGATAGCTACGGACCCCTAACATGAACAGTAAAACTGacataaaaaatgtcaaaaaaaaaaagcaaaatcaTATAGGGTGGTTAATGTGTCATGTTCATACTTGTTTGATAGTAACCTAGGGTTGGCAAAACATGTGGGATGATGAACTAATGGGGTTGTCTTGATAGCCTATAATGTCACTTTGTTGTTGGCATATGTGGCCATGTTTGtccaaaaacaataaaaaaataaaaaaaaagagagagagatgaGCCTTATTCTCTTttatgtcaaagttgtgaaagcaTCTTATCATTTTTAGTAAATGGGACAATACACCAATATGCATCTCTCCTACCCCTCCATTTCCACCCTAAGACATTGATTGGGTGATGTGACTTTTCATAGATAATATTTGGTTAATTGTAAAAAATGTCCTCAAGCTTCAAATTTTAaaggtataatgataaatttggtccttaatgtttatatgtttttgtcaatttaatttttatttctttttttattgttttggctCTCGACCTTCAAATTTTagtcaatttattttcttttggataGAAAAACTGactgaaatattaaaattttaacagtattGATGTGACCACTCACGTGGCAGTCTACAGATAattcataaaaattgaaaaattaattaaagtatttaaaagttcaacaaatttcaaaaaatttcaaaaaaacttaTTTACATTAACAGTTAAGTATATGCAGATTATCACGTGAGGTGTCACGTCAATGTCATCATAATTTCAACAATTCAATTTGGTTTTCTGTCTGAAATAAGGcaatttaattgaattttgaaggttaaaaaaaaagaaaggtcaAAATGAAATATTTAGTAATGTTAGGAGCTAAATTTATAGCTACGCCAATTTTAAATCAAGTTTTAAGTTTCAATATGTTCTATCAATCATATCATTCTATAAGCataatacttaaaaaataaatgctCGGATTTAATGTGTATATTTAAAACACGTTGATCAAAACTTAAGTATGTCTACACTTATCATATAAATAACTTAAAtataatatgtttaaataaaagaTAGTGCCATTGTTATCTCTTTTTGTAGTAACACATTAGAAATGTcattaaaacatgttttaaatatcCTCGACAATacctaattgatataataatgATACTTTGAGGATATAATTAACGTGTTTAGAAGTTCAGTAACTAATTTCAAATCTGGATCATAATTTAAAGACCATAGTGGAATTAACCCTTCTttttataaagtatattttaaatgtgtttttgtctttttatattttatataattttaaaaaaaaatcaatttaaaacaaGACTTGATTGAGATTTGAACATAAAATGCATTtgcttttaatataatttttttataaatcgaAATTTACACGTGATTATATTAGTAAAAATTTAGTTTCATGACAAGTTAACATGAACACTAGCATTGGTAATAAAATGACAGACAGGGCAAGTTCCAACCATGGCGGATCCACACATCCTACAAACACAAAGATGTCTGCATGGCAACAACACCACACTCGCCTCTCCCTCCCCACACTTCTTACACTTTCTCATCACCGCCGCCCCCGACGGTGGCACCACCACCTCGCGCCATCCTTCCTCGCTGCTGCCACAACAACTAGACTCTCCGCCATCATCCGCCGCCGCGCTCATCCCACGGAGCCGTTCCTCGCCGGCGTGCGCCAGGACTCGTTCCAAGTCGGTTCGTAATGAATTGGCCGCCGCTTCGTTGGTTCGCGCCAAATCTCGCCACCGTTGGCTCTCGACGCATAGGCATTTCACCCTTTGTTGAAGAACCCAATTTATTTTCCCCATTCTTTGAATCTCTTCATCTTTTGCCTTTAATTGCTTTAAAACCCTTTCTTGGATTAAAGTAATCAATGTTCTCCATTGATTCTCCCTTTGTTCTTCAACTTCAAATCTCACTTTTTCAGCCCGCAAATTCAATAATTCCCCCAtgggttatttttattttagtccctttactatgctaaaatttaaaagatttaatccttttagtttGACATAATTTGCTCATCTATCCTATAGTTACATGATCTGCAGAGGtctaaaaatggtaaatttctaGTTTATCCCCTTTAGAATTTGCAAaactttaaattaatataatgaaaataaaatgcatTTTGGcatccaaaatttatattttaattttgcccCATcccaaaaatggtaaatttatagtttaaatcctataaaaattgtaaaattttaagttaatacatggataaaattgtatttaattctttcaaaaatttataattcaattctacCCTCTTAGGAAAAACATCCTACATATCaactgttttttttaaaaaaaaaaactcaacaacTTAGATATTATCAGTTTAGACctattaataacattttaaaagtaAGTAAATAAccaaattatactaaattaaagaGATAAAATCTAAATTTGAGCAAGTAGAGGGACCTAAACCACAATTAAACCTCCTCTTTGTTTTTTCTTCATTGAAACTTGTTGAAAGAACTTACATGTATACTTAAGTATTATCAGCTTAGCATTATAAGAGCAAGTAAATAACCAAAGATCAAATCCAAATTTCAacaagtagagggactaaaacgATAATTAAATCACTCTTATTTTCTTCGTTGAAAAAACTTACATGTTGAGCAATGAATCCATCAAGTTGAGGTAGTTGGATGTGATACATTGATGAACCAAAGGCATTATTGATGAATGAATCTTTGGGTCTTCTCCTCATTCCCATATCAGCAATTGAATTTGAGGCTAAAATTGGATCAAAAAGCTTTGCAAATGAAGCTTGTTGCAAAGGAACACAAGAATCCATCAAATTATCTTTGTACATTCCTTCAtttgttttcataaaatatctgctCAAAAAGgagagaataaataaataaataaataaataaaacccaattttttaaaatagaggggaagaagaagaagaagaagaagaagaagaagaagaagaagaagaagaaaggaggtGGGTTATTTTTGAAGTACATTTACCTATTGATGATTAATTGAGGAGGcaaattttggttcatgtgttggGATTCAATTGCCATTGGAGCAAGGTTTTTGGATGTTTTTTTGCTTTGCTTTGATAAGAGAAAGATGAATATGATATGAACTAAGGGGGTTTGTCCCTCAATGAATTGGGATTTTATACTTTGGGTTTATAGTAGATGGGGAAAGTGaatttgtataattatatatgGTGGAGGATTTATaagataattttaattaaaataatagttattacttcgtaaaaataaaaatttttaaagtaatttCTCAATTGAATTGGAACCCATAACATCAACTCAAATGAAGAATTTAATATATGGTTTAGATATTACATcggagataaaaaaatttatgtaaaacAAAAATGATGTAAAGAAATGACGGTTGGAGGCAATAATGGCTTAGGTTCAAGTTTCACTGTGTAGATATTTTTTtggatttaaataaattttttataatttttatataaaaatataagaatggACTTTTACTTCTTTTCcaattaaattaatgtttaattGAAGATCATTTCTCACtatatcaataattaattaacaatgtaatttataatttgattaaattatattatagtgaatagaatttaaattaatatttggtatacatatgatgtatttttaaaaaaaaaatatttaatttttaatattttcccttaAAGTTTATCTTCAATATACTTGAATCTAAAGTTTTATGAGACTCATTAATGTATATTCAAACATAAActtcttttttgaaaaattaaaataaattatggtaAACCCacatttaaatgaaaaatatatgtattaaagtttgatgtaaaaatgaaatgaaatttggtTGAGATAATAAGATTAAATACTTTAAAGATTTAAATATGGTTAGGTCTTTTCGTATTTAAAATTCAA from the Gossypium hirsutum isolate 1008001.06 chromosome D09, Gossypium_hirsutum_v2.1, whole genome shotgun sequence genome contains:
- the LOC121220836 gene encoding E3 ubiquitin-protein ligase BOI — protein: MGELLNLRAEKVRFEVEEQRENQWRTLITLIQERVLKQLKAKDEEIQRMGKINWVLQQRVKCLCVESQRWRDLARTNEAAANSLRTDLERVLAHAGEERLRGMSAAADDGGESSCCGSSEEGWREVVVPPSGAAVMRKCKKCGEGEASVVLLPCRHLCVCRMCGSAMVGTCPVCHFITNASVHVNLS